The sequence CAATGGAACttgtatatatttaaaaaataacttttaGCCAACGCAAACAACTAAAGAATAAGAAAGAAGAATTAAATGATCACAACAATTTTTTCACCATGTTTTATGCAAGTAATGTATAAGCATAAaccatataaattaaattaattagaaaaaaaaaaaagaaacctcGTTAATTAAAGTCATAAAGCAAACAAGAGGATGTTTGTAAATTCATAATAGAACttgcatatttatatatataaataaaaattattatttgaaatcataAGTTTTAGCTAACAACCACAactaaagaaataaaaaataagaattcaaatggaaaaaaaaaatagctcACAATAATTTTTTCATCATGTTTTATGTAAGTAATGTCTAAACATAAACCATATAAGAAAGAAgaattaaatgaaaaaaaatagctCACAATAATTATTTCACCATATTTTATGCAAGTAATGTATAAACATAAaccatataaattaaattaattagaaagaaaaaaagaaaacctCATTAATTAAAGTCATTAAACAAACAAGAGGATGTTGGTAAATTCATAATAgaacttgcatgtttatatataaaaataaaaattaatataagttTTAGCTAACAACTACAACTAAAGAATAGAGTTATTTACACCaaccacccctgtgaaatattgaaaatgcacacttctcccctgtgaaattttaatgagCAATTTCAACcctgaccttttaaaaaattagtacactcgccccttcagatgagtgattgttgcacgcgcccctcatgcgactgggcaaagattttgatatttttttttgcaccaaatacccctgtgaaatattaaaaatgcatatttgacccctgtgaaaataatttttaaatctattcaacccataatacacaattttcaataaaatccaattataaatatttagcaaacattttttgttttattaatttttattttttattttaaatgtattatcattaattaattaatttttaaaaaatattattactttatcccgttatcattattttaataaactcacttcgtatttccaactttttcattaaacatgcattcataaacaagtatttaaataattttaagtaccaaaatattgaactaaacggataagttcaaacatattgctttttcgatttaggactatatattattgaaccaaaatttaaatttttcgagaatatgcattacacaatttgtaataaataataaaaaaaaataacatgtttatataattctaaattgAAAAGgtaacattcatgaacttatcatttggttcaatattttggtatttttagatattttaatccttatttatgaatcatgtttattgAAGAAGTTGCaaacacgaagtgatttgataaaataatgataacgagataaagtaataattttttttagaaataaattattataaattataaatttaaaataaaaaataaaaataaataaaattaaaaatgtttggtacttatcatgcacttatcattttgatttaatattttggtacttttaggtatttaaatctcgtttatgaatgcatttttaatggaaaagttgtaaacaagaagaaagttttataaaataatgataataagataaaataataatattttttagaaaacaattatataatcataataaatttaaaattaaaaaaaaaattaataaaaaaaaaatgtttgctaaatattttagaattagattttaataaaaatcgtgtattatgggttgaataagtttaaaaattattttcacaggggtcaaatatgcatttttaatattttacagggatatttggtgcaaaaaaaaaaatcaaaatatttgctcagtcgcatgaggggtgcgtgcgcaacaatcactcatttgAAGgagcgagtgtgctaattttttaaaaggtcagggttgaagatgcctattaaaatttcacaggggagaagtgtgcattttcaatatttcacaagggtgtttgatgcaaataactcactaaagaaataaaaaataagaattcAAATGGGAAAAAATAGCTCGCAATAATTCATATTTTATGTAAATAATGTTTAAACATAaaccataaaattaaattcattaaaaattaataatgaaAACTCATTAATTAAAACCATTAAATACACAAGGACAACAATAATTCACATTGGacctaaaaaaattatatagaaaaataaataaataataatagataatagatatgtACCCATTCTTGCGAGAATTTGACTTCCAAGTCTCTCCCGAAAAATGATCAAATGTGAACAAAAAATTCTCGTGTGTTGTTTAGAGATGATGATTCATCATTCATGCACTAACCCGTCTCTTTCCGAAGCATCCTTTCAAGAGAAAACGACCGGGCGAGGCCAAATATCAAGCACGTCACATACGGATTACGCGTTAACTTTCCTTCTTTCCATTTGGGAAGAAAAATGTCTCCGGTTTACGACAACTGGGGGAGACTGGTGGCTGCTGCTGTGCGCAAGCAGCAGATTTGGGAACTTTTTCATGAGCAATCAAGTATCagctcagcttcatcagattcCAGCTTTAGTTTCCAGTTGAATTCTTCTCTTCCTGATGTGTTTTCTGCCTTTTCGATTTCGAATGCTTCTGCTTCATATCAGAAAGATGATTCTGTTTCTGGGTTGGGGGATGCAGTTGATTGTGGTGTCATCGGAAGCAAAGAAATAGATGCAAGGAACCCATCAAGGTGGAATCTTGTACTTCAGTTTACATTTATCTGTTTGCTTTGAATTTCTGATTTTGGATTAAGTTgatgaaatttaaaaaacacAGCATTTTCTATCTGTGTTTTGGAATTTTCATATTATGTGATAAATTTTTGTTGCTTGGCTCTTGATGTGTACTGAAGTTGTACCTCGTTTTGCATGTTTGTTTGTTTGCCCTGAAGCATTCCGATGAAGAATCAATCCCCTGTTGTTTCTGGGAACCTTTCTTCCCATAGAAATGTCTCCTCTTTACCTCgtagaaaaagaaatttaaatgtTCAAGTGCCAAAAAGACAGTTTCATAACGATGATGACTTTTCTCACGCCCCAAATACTTCAGAAAATTATCCAAATCTTAGTCCTAGATGCCATCCAAGAAATGGAGAAATCCATTCTGAATCACCGTGTGATTGGCCTAATTATGGCAAACAACAGAGCTTCCCCCTACCTCTTCCTCCCACACCAACTCCCAATTCTTCACCTCCTTTATCCCATTCGAGTTTAGCAGCAACATCTTCATTGCCTCATAGTCCTGGAAGAATGGAAAGTCATATAAGCTCGCACTCACATTGGAAGAAAGGGGAGTTGCTCGGTGGAGGTGAATATGGACATCTTTATTTGGGTTTCAATAGGTGAGGAAATGTGAATCACGTGCAACTTTCCATTCTGTTTTGTGCTAACGTTTTCTCCTATGCTATATGGTTGTTATATCAATTAAGAATATCATCTTGGTTATAGATTCTTTTACGTGCAGAAGCTTTATTTTCTCAGACATAATGAGAAATTTGAACTCAATGCAGATGTTGGGGGATTCACAATTGTCATTTTTTTCCTGTTTGGTATATCTATGTACCACAAATATCTATTTGTAGTGTTTGGAGTGCTGTTTAAGAGATTTGAACATGTTATCATTGGCTAAATTTGTACAACCtctttttgaatttgataagTGGCCCTGCTGGTTTTAGTGAAACAGGTGAACTGTGTGCCATGAAAGAGGTTTCATTCAGATCTGATGATGCTAAATCGACTCAAACTTTCAAGCAGGTGGTACAAGTGAGTTAATTGTTCTTTCGACCATTTAATCACAGATGATATTTGTTATTCATATTGGAGTCCTATTCTCAACTGGATGCAACTTTTGATTTTAATCTTTCTGATCTATTTCCGGTATCATGTTAATGAGTAAATTCTTTTTCTGTTTCATATAGGCGATCCAGCTATTGAGTTGCTTAAAGCATCCCAACATTGTGCAATATTATTTTTCTGAAGTGGTTAGTTCTTTCATCAACATTTTTGTTATTAATTTCTTATAGGTTTCAGATTTGCATTGAAAATTTGAATGTATAGGTGTAAGCTTCTGTTATCCGAATgcattatatatttgaaacCAAATTTGTCGGATGATTAAACACCTATCATATAAATGTTTTCGTGTATTTGTCATAAATTTAGCAACTGGTGCCGAACCGTATTTGTGAGGTTAATTATACTTCATTTTGTGTAGTCATTTTTTTCAATTTCTATTGATATTGTATTTTATTACCACAATCAGGTGCATGATAAATTCTATATATATCTGGAATATGTATCTGGAGGTTCCATGGATAAGATTCTAAAGCAATATGGAAATTTAGGAGAATCAGCCATCCGCAACTACACTAAGCAAGTTTTAGCAGGACTTGCATATTTACATGCTAAACATACTGTGCATAGGTAAATCTGACATCCTTCTTTACTGGTTTTTTGctgataattttatttttgtttattcatTAGTTAGTAAACATTCATCATCATGCATAAATCTTTGTGCTTTTTCATTTGGAAGAAACATTAGAGGGGCCACCATACTTGTGGACCCAAATGGCTGTGTTAAGCTCGCAGACTTTGGCATGGCGAAACATGGAAGCCAGGTAATTTTTTGTGCTTAGGTTGTCTCAAATAAACTTAACCAATGCACAACATGCGAGATTAATTATTGGTGATCAAATTTGTTGGTGAAATGAGTTAGGATTGGTGGAAAATGCTTAAATGATTATTATTCCTAAGGCAACAGCCTGTAAATGCACAAGGAAAGAAAGATGGAAAGTATGACTAATGAGGAATCCTCTAACCAATAAGCATGTTTACCATGAATTTTCCAGCAACTATCTATGGTATGGTTCTTCACATTGTGGTTTCTCTGTGATTCGATGTTTTTTTGCTACAAAAGTGGAACTTTGATAATGTGCTGCAAGGTTGGGTGGGTAGGGTCCATAGACCATAGTGACAGCTTTTTTATTTTCCTTACGCCGACCTTCAGCAAAGACTTCCCTGGTGGTCGGCAGTGGTTGTGAGCTGTCCACACTTCATCAAGATTCTTGTTTAACCTTTGTGAAAAATCATACACTGAATTTTCTTTGAGTGCTTGATTGCATCCGCCTTGCAGTACAGTTGTCATCATAAATTGAATCTATCTGCTGCCATAATTCCGTGAGAGCGCTGTAGAGTTTAGTTACTCTCATGTATCCTTGTTTTGAATCTCAAGACTTTAAGGCTCCGCTTGGATAGaagtatttcaaatccatgTATTTCAAATGCATTTTTATTGTTTAGAGAAGTAACACCACAAACATCAAATCCACTTCTTTTAAGTTGATATGGTAATTCATGCTAGCTAGGATGAATTTTAAGTTCATCCAATAAAGTGGTGATTTAGAATCCATTTTAATCCATCTAAGtaatgtgtaaataattaagttatgaatttgagATTCCTCTATGTTTCATTGTTAACACTAACATTATAATCgaaatccatggatttgaaatacttCAATCCAAGCGCAACCTAAATAAATTTGGAAATGTTCAGTTGTGTAAATAGAATTGGAAATAATTTCTGCAGCCGTATCACAAATCTCTTTTGTTATTTTGCAAAAGAGAGAGTATGCTTAATGTTGTTCCCCGTCAAATTTACCGACCAAGCAATCAGAATAGAATATTTCCATCCCAGTGTAACAGTGTGGAATCTGGTCCTGTGTTAGATTTACACCAGTGATGTTACCAACTTTTCCTTTTCTCTTCTACCCACAACACATAATGTGGCCGTACCTGATAATTTGATCCATGAGGTTATGATATGAATTTAACAAGTAAGGTTTTCTGAAATTGGTTGAGTTGTATTAGAGAATTCATTGCTGGAGCAGTAGTGAAACTTGTGCTGGAACATTTTGTGGATGATGAAACAGACGAGGCCGGGAAAAATTTGCGAAGGAGGGAAAAAAGAATAAGCCCAGATTAGGGCCGTGGTACCACTATATGAAGAAGAATGGGTATACTGGAATGGATATTATTCCCCAGCCAAAAGCCAATAAATAGATGTCATGGTACATACAaaaggaaagaaagaaagaatgaaAAGTAAGGCTTATTGGGAATTCTATAGTAAATGGAGAGCAACGCCCTGTACCTGGTCCAACAAATTAATGaggaaatcaaataaaaaagatGACAAAGAATAATACAATTCCATATTTTATACAATGAACAACAGTTGAATTTTAGAATCTGTTGATGTATATAATGTCATAGTAAGTATACTGCTCCTTGGTGAATTGAAAAGGTCCTTGGCTGTTTCACATTTCATATCAGACATAAAGTTTTGGTTTTGCTTGATGTTTCACACCCCAACCCCCACCCCCCTCCCTGCTTTTTTAACAGATTGCTACTCAATCCAGTCCATTATTGCACAAGGATAACTTATATTGGATGGCACCTGAGGTTAGTTATTGTTATCGCAGGCCTTTATCGTACTGTTTTTTCCCAGATGCATAATTCCTTCTTTGTTATTCAATAGGTCATAAGGAATTCAAATGTATATAATCAAGCAGTTGATATATGGAGCCTTGGATGCACGGTTGTGGAGATGGCAACCTCAAAACCACCTTGGAGCCAGTATGGAGAAGTACTGAAATTTCCTAAACTGCAATTAGTTTCCTTTGTGTGTATGCTTAGTGTCTGACAAATTTTATCTACTTTCTGCGCGGAAGGCTGTGGCCATGTTCAAGATTGTGAACTGTAAAGAACTTCCAGTGATCCCCGATTATCTCTCGGCTGAATGCAAAGATTTCGTATGGCAATGTTTGATGTGGAATCCCTTGCAACGTCCAACAGCTGCTCAGCTTTTGGAGCATCCATTCTTAATGAAAAGTGGTGTATACCCGGGAAACCAAGTACTTAATTCTACACCGTCAGACCACATTGCAGTGACAAGTGCTACAATATCCTTGGTATTTTTAGCGTTTTTTGAGTAAATTAGCTTTGGCATGCAAATAAAGACAATGAAATCTGTGTATATATTGATATATGATGGGGTAGTTTgcatgttttctttttttttttacaagtaCGAATGGAATCCTGAGTTCGTAAAGTTGAACTTTTATATGCTTTGGGATTTTTGAATTATATGTGCAGTAATGATGTTTTTGGAAGCTTGGGTAAAGAATAAGTCATGATCTTTGTTTGAAAATGATGTTTATGAATACTTTACAGGGCATTGATCATGTGAAAACACCACACCAATTGGACTCACAGAGTCTTGCCATGCATACCTCTGCTGTATCAAAATCTACTTCTAATTCTAGGTATCTCTCACACACTATTGTCGTTACATTGTGCTATCCAAAGCTTTTCAACCCatttttctagtgatatttGCGTGGCAAGGAACGTTTCAAGCCCGGGCTCTCCAGTCGGGACTGCTCTTCAACATCCAAGATCGCCTCAGCGCCTAAAAGGGATGTTACCCTCATCTTCCGAATCTACCTCTCGTGCATCATCTGGCTCTTCCACTCCTATAACCGCTGGATACGGTGGTGCCATTCAATATCAACGTCTCAATCAATTTATGTTGCCGCAAGATCCAAAATGCCCAACCAGTCCTCCTGGCAGTGGCCTGGCTTACTGGGATCCCAACATTCTCCATCGTGTGCATCCGACGTCTCATGCTTTCAGGGAATCAGAGTCAAGTACCCGGTATGCCCCAGGAAAGCAGTTTGGAAGATCGTCACTGCTAGTGGAGAAATTTTTTATGGGCAGCTAGTGTTGACCTAGCGTCTCTCGGCAAACTAGCAGTGTAGCAGACTCCTTACCTGGTAATTAGGATCTTGTGAAGTTGAATCCTTCCTCTGCATGGCATTCCACTATATAGATAAGAGTGTATGCATGTGTGTATACACAtacacatttatttatttatcactAAAATTAGATTCAATCCATGAGTCTAGTATACCGTGTATATATGCCTTCAAACACAGATGGATCATTCTATTATTTTGCATCTAACTTAAGAGATTTGATGCAATGACACAACCAGGATTCAATGTCTAGGGAATAAATTTTAACCACTAAGGTGCACGTGCATCGTGCAAGTGCGATGCACGTGATGAACctagaataaatatatatttatagacatATATAGTTTTCAACCTAAGCAGAAGGGATATAAAATCAGAGATCGAAAATACATGATGTTCGTATAAGATATATGTATTATAATCATCATTTGTTAAGTTTTCATAACAAACggaaaaaatataattcaaagtttgattttgatccaataaatttgaattttttcttttgtCCGTTTTTTGACTTAAATCCATATGCATTGGTTTACTTTGATGTCAATGGACAATGGTCTCCTATGTAGTAGGTGTGTCGATAGTAAAGCTTATATTAACAATTGAAATTCATCTAATCTAAGCAAATATAGAGGagaaaataatgaaaaatgATACCATACATCGAAATAGGTGTAAGAAATTTGTTTGCcttaatttttgtttaggtAGATTTTTAATGTATGTACGTAATATAGACTTTATTCTTATAACATTAGCAATGTAAGATAGCAATATTGTCAAATAAGTTATATTCGATGGATTTAAAAGTTTTGATCAGTTAAACAAATACTAgaacgagaaaaaaaaaatttcttggtgAAAACCAAATTTTAACAAGTTTCATGACTAGAACTCAAAACAACCTAACTTACAAGATTAAAATTACTATTTTTCCCAAAATATATTATGCATATAAGATATTGTGGGACCGAGCACTTGTCGCTTTACCAAAAATTATAGCTGGTGGTAACGGTGCAACAAATCTTTTAAATCCTATAGCAGCCCAAGTGTAATGGTTCGATCGCTCTATCTAGTAGGGACATTGCAACTCAACAATCTACCTCTCTATAATTGAACTCAttgcaatcaatgagaatcAAACACATGACCTTGACTCTAATACTAGTTGTAGGACTGAACACTTgccgctttaccaaaagctatagcgGGTGTTAACGGTGCAactaaaatcttttaaattataaaacaactCAAGTCATGATTTGATCGCTCTACCTAGCAGGGAcaatgtagtaacccgatttttattttaagtaattaaaaTGCCAAGGGTTGTGTTAAAtgggtaaaacatgattaagaaattttattatgattaatCCAAGTGGGAAATCAACTCCAGGATGTTTGAAAATGGTCCATTGGACAAAGTTGGCTCGGCCagttcggaagatccaaacGTGGACCATAGGGAGTTCGAAAGGACCGAAGTGTTCGGAACGAGTGATGGAGTTCGGAAGCAGAGGGTCCAGTTCGGAAGGTTCGAACTTGAGATCAGAACTTCCGAAGTTTATTCAATGCGCACTAATGAAGTGTCAGTAGCATTTGGGCACGCAGATGCATGCAtgagatcggaccatccaaattgggggttcggagatttcaaagtCGACATCGAAGCTTCCAATCAGTGGTTTTCCAAGACTTGGCATTCATGCAGGTTTGGCTGAACCCATGCTTATAAATAGGGGCCGAGACTTCACATTTTAGTGTATGAATTGTGTGTGTGAGTCTTGATTCATTAAAATCTTAGGGTTTCTAGTCGTCTTTTCGAGGGTCAGGCGATAGCGAGGTGCTACGGGgcttgtagcggagctgtgcttgGGTTAGGGCCTTTGACAccagtgggctgacgacagatGTATGTATAAATCTAGACTCTTATAGCTTTTCGGAGCAgatattagcttagttaaggcttttagatatgTTATAGTGATATAGTATTCACttgacttgtaggcttggactgTAGCTAGTTGTGTAGCTAGACTAGTAGTTCAGATACGTAAGTACATACTGAGATAGCCAgatgagtatacatgtttatgtgttgcattattatgtgTTTCATTATTATCTATCATATGATGCATTcttatattgttcatgatttgtatacAGCATTGGCATACCATGTTGACCCTGATATCCTTTCAAGATAGCCAGTGTTTTAGGGTCACTCAGCCCTAGTGTTTTCTTGtacgatcgggtaccgtgtgacaTCCATTGGACCGACATAGCAGCATGTGAGGTTTACCTAGGACGGTGAGAGTCCAAGATCAGTTTCATTATGTGTGGCACCAACTAGATCTTAGGAGCAGTATGCACATACTGTTTGCACCTACGTTCTGAGAAGATATTCCATATCTTGATCTCAGTGTACCATAACATTCAtatttcatgttgcatgcatcatatatacatgtatactcatactttcgttctagacgttagcgctcacgtacctacttttatctcggacaccccattcgacgggacaggtTTGTAGGTGGACCAGGAGTGAGTGTAGTGTTTGGTCGGAGATGAGGACTTGGGAGCAGATTCCCCAATGGTTTAGTTAAGAGTTGTTtctgatattttatttgattattaggTTATTATATTTTCTTTTGGTTTCCAGTTGATTGCTccagttgtattctgtcgggttCGTAGTTGGTTTTAAGTTTCTGCAGTAACTTTGATTATTTTCTGTTTAAGTTTAATTACATGTTTAAGTTTataattagtaggtgattccggggcaggtcactacatttatggtaccAGAGCATGGAATAGGATTTTGGGGCATAGTTCAGGTATTTTGTGGTTAAATTGAGTTATATTTGTAGAGATGGTTAAATAAGAAAATGGTAATAGCCACGGCAGCGACGGGCATTGGGGCAATGCACGTAGACATCCACAAGATTGTCGTCACCAAGATGATCGTCGTAGGTCTGAGTTGCATAGGTTTATCCGGTTGGGGCCTAAGGGCAATGGGACACCTGATAGTTGTGTTTTATTTGCATTTTTAATgtcattttattgttgttttacatgcattcatctgttttaattaagttctTGTTCATATTTCATGCATCCCTTCTACATAATGTGCTCTCGGGTTCTTTGTGTAGGAAATGACATTATGCTGGAGAATTTGATCAAAttcatgctcgctcgatctgcagtttttcaccgatcgagcgagagagaaGTGAAATTTTGGACAGAAGTGTTGGCGATCGATCGGTGATTTATTAACGATCGAGCGGAAGGAAGAAAAGATGCGGGTCAGACTTATGTTCGATCGATCGATGATTtattatcgatcgagcgagacgcgaatttcagaaaattttatCTGAAAAGGAAACTTGCTTTTGGAGGACTCTAGTCTTTATTTAATAGATTTATCTCGATTTTTTAGGTATCTTGTAATCAGTTTTAGACGGCTGAAAGGTGGAAGaactcttggcggctaggttttcttcTTAATTCttcttagatttttttttattttctttggaattttcttaggattttcatgtatatgcgtggctaagttttagtacttggtagaggaagacaaaatcctttgaagtttattttcttcgtgagattttgattttcattgtttaatttttatttgagtatcaaaagttgtttgaaatttattttatgcttgtgtttttaattattggcttgatcacccaataattttctcatacaatctagagctaaattagatatcaaatccgtaattgtttgatctttctaatttgtgaagcaactatgattaatattttccgcttgtgaatttgttaattcgtaggaacaacaattgactagattaaatacaaccgcttgtgtttgtattgtttagcttcatcaatctcactagtttgaatgatatcttagatttaaatcttgatcgcttgtgtcttgattgatttattggtaatggttaatttagaacgcttgtgtctaattaactaaaattaaggtgagatagaaATTAAagttccaatgatgaatattcaatgaaaattaattatttttagagaatcgatgatcgagtgaataatttcaagggtgtagtcgaccgataccaaggcttgttttgattgattacttcattataattttaattcttgcatgctagttagtaaaaatttattttaatttgctttTAATTATCGGTAGTTAATTTCCAAATATAAAAatccctttttatttattttcagtaattttaagaac comes from Henckelia pumila isolate YLH828 chromosome 4, ASM3356847v2, whole genome shotgun sequence and encodes:
- the LOC140863046 gene encoding mitogen-activated protein kinase kinase kinase YODA-like isoform X3, with the protein product MSPVYDNWGRLVAAAVRKQQIWELFHEQSSISSASSDSSFSFQLNSSLPDVFSAFSISNASASYQKDDSVSGLGDAVDCGVIGSKEIDARNPSSIPMKNQSPVVSGNLSSHRNVSSLPRRKRNLNVQVPKRQFHNDDDFSHAPNTSENYPNLSPRCHPRNGEIHSESPCDWPNYGKQQSFPLPLPPTPTPNSSPPLSHSSLAATSSLPHSPGRMESHISSHSHWKKGELLGGGEYGHLYLGFNSETGELCAMKEVSFRSDDAKSTQTFKQVVQAIQLLSCLKHPNIVQYYFSEVVHDKFYIYLEYVSGGSMDKILKQYGNLGESAIRNYTKQVLAGLAYLHAKHTVHRNIRGATILVDPNGCVKLADFGMAKHGSQIATQSSPLLHKDNLYWMAPEVIRNSNVYNQAVDIWSLGCTVVEMATSKPPWSQYGEAVAMFKIVNCKELPVIPDYLSAECKDFVWQCLMWNPLQRPTAAQLLEHPFLMKSGVYPGNQVLNSTPSDHIAVTSATISLGIDHVKTPHQLDSQSLAMHTSAVSKSTSNSRNVSSPGSPVGTALQHPRSPQRLKGMLPSSSESTSRASSGSSTPITAGYGGAIQYQRLNQFMLPQDPKCPTSPPGSGLAYWDPNILHRVHPTSHAFRESESSTRYAPGKQFGRSSLLVEKFFMGS
- the LOC140863046 gene encoding mitogen-activated protein kinase kinase kinase YODA-like isoform X1; amino-acid sequence: MSPVYDNWGRLVAAAVRKQQIWELFHEQSSISSASSDSSFSFQLNSSLPDVFSAFSISNASASYQKDDSVSGLGDAVDCGVIGSKEIDARNPSSIPMKNQSPVVSGNLSSHRNVSSLPRRKRNLNVQVPKRQFHNDDDFSHAPNTSENYPNLSPRCHPRNGEIHSESPCDWPNYGKQQSFPLPLPPTPTPNSSPPLSHSSLAATSSLPHSPGRMESHISSHSHWKKGELLGGGEYGHLYLGFNSETGELCAMKEVSFRSDDAKSTQTFKQVVQAIQLLSCLKHPNIVQYYFSEVVHDKFYIYLEYVSGGSMDKILKQYGNLGESAIRNYTKQVLAGLAYLHAKHTVHRNIRGATILVDPNGCVKLADFGMAKHGSQIATQSSPLLHKDNLYWMAPEVIRNSNVYNQAVDIWSLGCTVVEMATSKPPWSQYGEAVAMFKIVNCKELPVIPDYLSAECKDFVWQCLMWNPLQRPTAAQLLEHPFLMKSGVYPGNQVLNSTPSDHIAVTSATISLGIDHVKTPHQLDSQSLAMHTSAVSKSTSNSSDICVARNVSSPGSPVGTALQHPRSPQRLKGMLPSSSESTSRASSGSSTPITAGYGGAIQYQRLNQFMLPQDPKCPTSPPGSGLAYWDPNILHRVHPTSHAFRESESSTRYAPGKQFGRSSLLVEKFFMGS
- the LOC140863046 gene encoding mitogen-activated protein kinase kinase kinase YODA-like isoform X2, with the translated sequence MSPVYDNWGRLVAAAVRKQQIWELFHEQSSISSASSDSSFSFQLNSSLPDVFSAFSISNASASYQKDDSVSGLGDAVDCGVIGSKEIDARNPSSIPMKNQSPVVSGNLSSHRNVSSLPRRKRNLNVQVPKRQFHNDDDFSHAPNTSENYPNLSPRCHPRNGEIHSESPCDWPNYGKQQSFPLPLPPTPTPNSSPPLSHSSLAATSSLPHSPGRMESHISSHSHWKKGELLGGGEYGHLYLGFNSETGELCAMKEVSFRSDDAKSTQTFKQAIQLLSCLKHPNIVQYYFSEVVHDKFYIYLEYVSGGSMDKILKQYGNLGESAIRNYTKQVLAGLAYLHAKHTVHRNIRGATILVDPNGCVKLADFGMAKHGSQIATQSSPLLHKDNLYWMAPEVIRNSNVYNQAVDIWSLGCTVVEMATSKPPWSQYGEAVAMFKIVNCKELPVIPDYLSAECKDFVWQCLMWNPLQRPTAAQLLEHPFLMKSGVYPGNQVLNSTPSDHIAVTSATISLGIDHVKTPHQLDSQSLAMHTSAVSKSTSNSSDICVARNVSSPGSPVGTALQHPRSPQRLKGMLPSSSESTSRASSGSSTPITAGYGGAIQYQRLNQFMLPQDPKCPTSPPGSGLAYWDPNILHRVHPTSHAFRESESSTRYAPGKQFGRSSLLVEKFFMGS